One genomic window of Desulfobacteraceae bacterium includes the following:
- a CDS encoding glycosyltransferase family 4 protein — protein MKKNIGFIGTRFAGTDGVSLEASKWAEVLNSHNGHHCFWFAGELDKPAEQSLLVAEAHFHYPQNRWINERVFGHNVRKASVTETIHAVKSLLKVQINEFIERFQIDTLIAQNALTIPMHVPLGVALTEIIAETQIPTIAHHHDFYWERNRFLINAVGDYLRMAFPPNLPNMAHVVINSSAQEELALRTGISSSVIPNVFDFENPPVTADEDTVEFKKSIGLAPEDMIILQPTRIVQRKGIEHAIALVEELNDPRCKLIISHEAGDEGMEYFEWLKGNAQERNVDLRLLKTSALDASTPERDRAAAPHSLWDVYPHADFITYPSLYEGFGNAFLEAVYFRKPLLINRYTIFIKDIEPRGFDLVVMDGYLTRRNVQQVREILASPARRQQMVDHNYAIAARYFSYAVLRKQLNYLLMNFFGVEN, from the coding sequence ATGAAAAAAAATATCGGCTTCATCGGCACCCGTTTTGCCGGAACCGACGGCGTTTCACTGGAGGCCAGCAAGTGGGCCGAGGTTCTGAACAGCCACAACGGGCACCACTGCTTCTGGTTCGCGGGCGAACTCGACAAGCCGGCAGAGCAAAGCCTGCTCGTCGCCGAGGCCCATTTCCACTATCCCCAAAACCGCTGGATCAATGAGCGGGTCTTCGGCCACAATGTGCGCAAGGCATCGGTAACCGAAACCATCCACGCCGTAAAATCGCTTTTGAAAGTCCAGATCAACGAATTCATCGAACGCTTCCAAATCGACACCCTGATCGCCCAGAACGCCCTGACGATTCCCATGCACGTGCCGCTGGGGGTCGCCCTGACCGAAATCATCGCCGAAACCCAGATACCCACCATCGCCCACCACCACGACTTTTACTGGGAGCGTAACCGTTTTCTGATCAATGCGGTGGGGGATTATCTGCGCATGGCCTTTCCCCCCAACCTGCCCAACATGGCCCACGTGGTGATCAACTCCTCGGCCCAGGAGGAACTGGCCCTGCGCACCGGCATCTCATCCTCGGTGATTCCCAATGTTTTCGATTTCGAAAACCCGCCGGTAACAGCCGACGAGGACACCGTCGAGTTCAAAAAATCCATCGGGCTGGCCCCCGAAGACATGATCATCCTGCAGCCGACGCGCATCGTGCAGCGCAAGGGAATCGAGCATGCCATCGCCCTGGTGGAGGAACTCAACGACCCCCGGTGCAAACTGATCATTTCCCATGAGGCCGGTGACGAGGGGATGGAGTATTTCGAGTGGCTCAAAGGCAACGCCCAGGAGCGCAATGTCGACCTGCGCCTGCTGAAGACCAGCGCCCTGGACGCGTCAACCCCCGAACGGGACCGCGCGGCCGCCCCCCACTCCCTCTGGGATGTCTACCCCCACGCCGATTTCATCACCTACCCGAGCCTTTACGAAGGCTTCGGCAACGCCTTTCTGGAGGCGGTCTATTTCCGCAAGCCGCTGTTGATCAACCGCTACACGATTTTTATCAAGGACATCGAACCCCGGGGCTTCGACCTGGTGGTCATGGATGGCTACCTGACGCGCAGGAATGTGCAGCAGGTTCGCGAAATATTGGCCTCGCCGGCGCGCCGCCAGCAAATGGTGGATCACAATTACGCCATTGCGGCGCGCTATTTTTCCTATGCCGTATTGCGCAAACAATTGAACTACCTGCTGATGAACTTCTTCGGCGTGGAAAACTGA
- a CDS encoding mechanosensitive ion channel, with the protein MRNQPHILTPAVLGRFAVLISLLILAACGVAHSQDAQSERPDFSSLEKTAQAALQAEKNALAKLEKSYPDQQKEIQDLSAEIDFKKIELSTIGNLLLTPATRIEDLERAWGEIHATIEQLDRRLTGLNQKLDTVVRLEEQVAEQRTLAQQQLNALKDEDRRAPEGQALIGDIEALMRSQKQRVSILAELQSGYREVITGLTQTRQAFNGLNEKFGQEIQTKKRADLFQRTVNPLISLGWKNIGGELALVVERFRKIASWEHWLTLLGSLLASRGLLPLTAVLLYLLSLILILRLRRFCRWLREKPFSAEYPWRRMVIRLLEGSLPLLGTLVFFYLFFHAQKLFETLPVLQATFYFLLTLLFTGWGLGFIRLQSRQDPPLLPTVWLPHLRLLLRLVRVFAAAYWLLDVVLDSGEVLKTLTRIAFEAALLVWVFRFRPQFRAQPMPAVAPELWQRLLRPTLSALAYIIFIGGVVLELAGYGALALYWFTSWGKIAAALFWGVLFFLVLGEWDQRFYHRPEEDDAPQKRKAQPFRWAVFQLCWLVWGGLLAVSLVLAWSGTQAVFSGLLRVLRFPITFGSFSFNLMGFLTAALILFFTHLLARLCRHLMSTRVLARSGLEPGLQNSVISITVYLVWGLGVLVALNAFGVGGTSLTVAFGALSIGLGFGLQNIFNNFISGIILLFERPIQVGDAVEINGTWAEVKKINFRSTVVQTYDNASLIIPNSEFISSQVTNWSFRDLSLRIKISVGVAYGSDTELVRSSLLEIADRTAKVRPYPRPDVLFTDFGDSALIFVLRVWTDVDSMLNVGTAIRFEIDRVFRERKIEIAFPQRDVHIRSCVPAQPANTFSADGLTPEKKPPAPPADPGIKPETV; encoded by the coding sequence TTGCGAAACCAACCCCATATTCTGACCCCAGCGGTCTTGGGCAGATTTGCGGTTCTCATCAGCCTGCTGATCCTGGCCGCCTGCGGGGTGGCCCACTCCCAGGACGCCCAATCGGAAAGACCCGATTTCTCGTCCCTCGAAAAAACCGCTCAGGCCGCGCTCCAGGCCGAAAAGAATGCCCTCGCCAAACTCGAAAAAAGCTACCCGGACCAGCAAAAAGAGATTCAGGACCTCTCAGCCGAGATCGACTTCAAGAAAATTGAACTCTCCACCATCGGCAACCTGCTCCTAACTCCCGCGACGCGCATCGAGGACCTTGAAAGAGCCTGGGGAGAAATTCACGCCACCATCGAGCAGCTGGACAGGCGTCTGACCGGCTTAAACCAAAAACTGGACACCGTCGTGAGGCTCGAAGAGCAGGTGGCAGAGCAGCGGACGCTTGCCCAGCAACAACTCAATGCCCTGAAAGATGAGGACCGGCGCGCCCCCGAGGGCCAGGCCCTGATCGGCGACATCGAAGCCCTGATGCGCAGCCAGAAGCAGCGTGTGTCCATCCTGGCCGAGTTGCAATCCGGCTACCGTGAGGTGATCACCGGGCTCACGCAAACCCGGCAGGCGTTCAATGGCCTGAACGAAAAATTCGGCCAGGAGATCCAGACCAAAAAGCGCGCGGACCTCTTTCAGCGAACCGTCAATCCGCTGATCAGCCTCGGCTGGAAGAACATCGGCGGTGAACTGGCGCTTGTGGTTGAGAGGTTTCGCAAAATCGCCTCATGGGAGCATTGGCTGACGCTGTTGGGCTCGCTGCTGGCAAGCAGGGGGCTGTTGCCGCTAACCGCCGTGTTGCTCTATCTGCTATCCCTTATCCTGATTCTGCGCCTGCGGCGTTTCTGCCGGTGGCTCAGGGAAAAACCCTTCAGCGCCGAGTATCCCTGGCGCCGCATGGTCATCCGGCTTTTGGAAGGCAGCCTGCCGCTGCTGGGAACGCTGGTTTTCTTCTATCTTTTCTTTCATGCCCAAAAGCTCTTTGAAACCCTTCCGGTGCTCCAGGCAACCTTCTATTTTCTGCTGACACTGCTTTTCACCGGTTGGGGGCTTGGTTTCATTCGCCTGCAATCCCGACAAGACCCCCCGCTCCTTCCCACCGTCTGGCTACCCCACCTGAGACTCCTCCTGCGACTGGTTCGCGTCTTTGCAGCGGCCTATTGGCTACTGGATGTGGTGCTCGACTCCGGGGAGGTTCTCAAGACCTTGACCCGCATCGCTTTCGAGGCCGCCCTTTTGGTCTGGGTCTTTCGATTCCGGCCCCAATTCAGGGCCCAGCCCATGCCGGCGGTGGCCCCGGAGCTGTGGCAGAGGCTCCTTCGCCCGACGCTCTCGGCGCTGGCCTACATTATTTTCATCGGCGGGGTGGTTCTCGAGCTGGCCGGCTACGGTGCCCTGGCGCTCTATTGGTTCACCTCCTGGGGGAAGATCGCAGCGGCGCTTTTCTGGGGGGTGCTTTTTTTTCTGGTCCTGGGGGAGTGGGACCAGCGGTTCTACCACAGGCCCGAGGAGGACGATGCGCCCCAGAAACGGAAAGCCCAGCCCTTTCGCTGGGCCGTTTTTCAGCTCTGTTGGCTGGTTTGGGGCGGCCTGCTGGCGGTGTCGCTGGTCCTGGCCTGGAGCGGCACCCAGGCTGTTTTTTCGGGGCTTTTGCGCGTACTGCGCTTTCCCATCACTTTCGGGTCCTTTAGTTTCAACCTGATGGGCTTTTTGACAGCCGCCCTGATCCTGTTTTTCACCCATCTGCTGGCCCGTTTGTGCCGCCACCTGATGTCCACCCGGGTGCTCGCCCGCAGCGGGCTGGAACCCGGCCTGCAGAATTCGGTGATCAGCATCACGGTCTACCTGGTGTGGGGGTTGGGGGTGCTGGTGGCGCTGAACGCCTTCGGCGTGGGCGGCACATCCCTGACCGTGGCCTTCGGCGCCTTGAGCATCGGGCTGGGGTTCGGCCTGCAAAACATTTTCAACAATTTCATCAGCGGCATCATCCTGCTTTTCGAGCGGCCGATCCAGGTCGGCGACGCGGTGGAAATCAACGGCACCTGGGCGGAGGTCAAAAAAATCAACTTTCGCTCGACCGTCGTGCAAACTTACGACAACGCCTCGCTGATCATTCCCAACTCGGAGTTCATCAGCAGCCAGGTGACCAATTGGAGCTTCCGCGACCTCAGCCTGCGCATCAAGATCAGCGTCGGGGTCGCCTACGGATCCGACACGGAGCTGGTCCGCAGCAGCCTGCTGGAAATTGCCGATCGAACCGCCAAAGTGCGCCCCTATCCTCGCCCGGATGTGCTCTTCACCGATTTCGGGGACAGCGCCTTGATCTTCGTGCTGCGGGTCTGGACCGACGTGGACAGCATGCTCAATGTCGGCACGGCCATCCGCTTCGAAATCGACCGGGTCTTTCGCGAGCGCAAGATTGAAATCGCGTTTCCCCAGCGTGACGTTCACATTCGCTCCTGCGTCCCGGCGCAGCCCGCAAATACCTTCAGCGCCGATGGACTAACCCCGGAAAAAAAGCCACCCGCCCCACCGGCCGACCCCGGGATCAAACCAGAAACCGTCTGA
- the clpB gene encoding ATP-dependent chaperone ClpB: MRFDKFTVKSQQLVQEAQALAARNQNQQIEPEHLLVAMLAEKEGVAQAILQKLGVSVDAVARDAAAVVEKLPKVSGGGDRYISQRTNSLLEAAFAEASKMKDEYVSVEHILLALADDKSGQAGRILGRSGVTREMILTVLKDIRGAQRITDPNPEEKYQALDKFSRDLTELARLGKLDPVIGRDDEIRRIVQVLSRRTKNNPVLIGEPGVGKTAIVEGLAQRIVEGDVSETLKNRRLVALDMGALIAGAKYRGEFEDRLKAVLKEVERAEGEVVLFIDELHTLVGAGAAEGAMDASNMLKPALARGTLRCVGATTLNEYRKYIEKDAALERRFQPVLVQEPSVEDTISILRGLKEKYEVHHGVRIKDSAIVAAATLSDRYIADRFLPDKAIDLIDECASRLRIEIDSMPLEIDEIQRKITQNEIEREALKKETDAASGQRLAKLEAETAELREEMTAMKAHWQNEKDLIQAIRKIKETQEQLGVEAQQAEREGNLARVAEIRYGRMNELGRQLEKANQDLAALQENRKMLKEEVDDEDIAEVVAKWTGIPVSKMLEGEREKLLRMEDRLGERVIGQHEAVTAVCNAVRRARSGLQDPNRPIGSFIFMGPTGVGKTELAKALAAFIFDSDQAMVRIDMSEFMEKHSVARLIGAPPGYVGYEEGGYLTEAVRRRPYTVVLFDEIEKAHPEVFNILLQILDDGRMTDGHGRTVDFKNTIIIMTSNVGSQWIQELGATRPEEMRRRVMDALRATFKPEFLNRVDETIVFHNLTPAQLARIVDLQIQRLGRRLAERQITLELSEGAKKLLAEKGYDPLYGARPLKRAIQKYLENPLSLAILEGGVGPGSHVRAVEENGAIVFQSQAA, encoded by the coding sequence ATGCGTTTTGACAAGTTCACGGTGAAATCCCAGCAGCTGGTCCAGGAAGCGCAGGCCCTGGCCGCCCGCAACCAAAACCAGCAGATCGAGCCGGAACATCTGCTCGTGGCCATGCTGGCCGAGAAAGAGGGCGTGGCCCAGGCCATCCTGCAGAAGCTCGGTGTTTCGGTCGATGCCGTGGCTCGGGATGCGGCCGCGGTGGTGGAAAAGCTGCCCAAGGTCAGTGGCGGCGGCGACCGTTACATTTCCCAGCGCACCAACAGTCTGCTGGAGGCGGCGTTCGCGGAAGCCTCGAAGATGAAGGATGAATATGTCAGCGTCGAACATATTCTCCTGGCGCTGGCCGACGACAAGAGTGGGCAAGCCGGGCGGATTCTGGGGCGCAGCGGCGTCACCCGCGAGATGATTTTGACCGTGCTGAAGGACATCCGGGGTGCCCAGCGCATTACGGATCCCAACCCGGAGGAAAAGTATCAGGCCCTGGACAAATTCAGCCGGGACCTGACCGAATTGGCGCGCTTGGGAAAGCTGGATCCGGTCATCGGCCGCGACGATGAAATCCGGCGCATTGTTCAGGTTCTCTCGCGCCGCACCAAAAACAACCCGGTTTTGATCGGTGAACCCGGGGTGGGCAAAACCGCCATCGTCGAAGGGCTCGCCCAGCGGATCGTGGAGGGGGACGTTTCCGAAACCCTCAAAAACCGCCGGCTGGTGGCGCTGGACATGGGGGCTCTGATCGCCGGCGCAAAATACCGGGGTGAATTCGAAGACCGTCTCAAGGCGGTCTTGAAAGAAGTAGAGCGCGCCGAGGGTGAGGTGGTGCTCTTCATCGACGAGCTGCACACCCTGGTGGGCGCTGGTGCCGCCGAGGGGGCCATGGATGCCTCCAACATGCTCAAACCGGCGCTCGCCCGGGGCACCCTGCGCTGCGTCGGGGCCACGACCCTCAACGAATACCGCAAGTATATCGAAAAGGACGCCGCCCTGGAGCGCAGGTTCCAACCCGTTCTGGTCCAGGAGCCCAGCGTCGAGGACACCATCTCGATCCTGCGCGGCCTCAAGGAGAAATACGAGGTCCATCACGGGGTCCGCATCAAGGACTCCGCCATCGTGGCCGCTGCAACCCTGTCGGACCGCTACATCGCCGATCGCTTTCTGCCCGACAAGGCCATCGACCTGATCGACGAGTGCGCCTCCAGACTGCGGATCGAAATCGACAGCATGCCGTTGGAGATCGACGAGATCCAGCGCAAGATCACCCAGAATGAGATCGAGCGCGAAGCGCTGAAAAAGGAGACCGACGCCGCCTCCGGCCAGCGGTTGGCGAAACTGGAAGCCGAGACCGCCGAGCTGCGCGAGGAAATGACGGCCATGAAGGCCCACTGGCAGAACGAAAAAGACCTCATCCAGGCCATCCGCAAGATCAAGGAGACCCAGGAGCAGCTCGGGGTGGAGGCCCAGCAGGCCGAACGCGAGGGGAACCTGGCGCGGGTGGCCGAGATCCGCTACGGCCGGATGAACGAACTGGGCCGCCAGCTGGAGAAGGCCAACCAGGATCTCGCGGCCCTTCAGGAAAACCGCAAAATGCTCAAGGAGGAGGTGGACGACGAGGATATCGCCGAGGTGGTCGCCAAGTGGACCGGGATCCCGGTGAGCAAGATGCTGGAGGGCGAGCGCGAGAAGCTGCTGCGCATGGAAGACCGGCTGGGGGAGCGCGTCATCGGCCAGCACGAGGCGGTGACAGCGGTCTGCAACGCCGTGCGGCGGGCGCGCAGCGGCCTGCAGGACCCCAACCGGCCCATCGGCTCCTTCATCTTCATGGGACCAACGGGGGTCGGCAAAACCGAGTTGGCCAAAGCCCTGGCGGCTTTCATCTTTGACAGCGACCAGGCCATGGTGCGCATCGACATGTCGGAATTCATGGAGAAGCACTCCGTGGCCAGGCTGATCGGCGCACCCCCGGGCTACGTCGGCTACGAGGAGGGCGGCTACCTGACCGAGGCGGTTCGCCGCAGGCCTTACACCGTGGTGCTGTTCGACGAAATCGAAAAAGCCCACCCCGAGGTGTTCAACATCCTGCTGCAGATTCTGGACGACGGCCGGATGACCGACGGCCACGGGCGAACGGTGGACTTCAAGAACACCATCATCATCATGACTTCAAACGTCGGCAGCCAGTGGATCCAGGAGCTCGGCGCGACCCGGCCCGAGGAGATGCGGCGGCGGGTGATGGACGCCCTGCGGGCCACCTTCAAGCCGGAATTTCTCAACCGGGTGGACGAGACCATTGTCTTCCACAACCTGACCCCCGCGCAGCTCGCCCGGATCGTGGATCTCCAGATCCAACGACTGGGCCGGCGCCTGGCGGAACGGCAGATCACCCTGGAACTCTCCGAGGGAGCCAAAAAACTCCTGGCGGAAAAAGGCTACGATCCGCTTTACGGGGCCAGACCACTCAAACGGGCCATCCAGAAATACCTGGAAAATCCGCTCTCGCTGGCCATTCTGGAGGGCGGTGTCGGCCCCGGCAGTCATGTTCGGGCCGTTGAGGAAAACGGCGCCATCGTGTTTCAAAGCCAAGCGGCTTAA
- the dksA gene encoding RNA polymerase-binding protein DksA, whose product MKEEDLDFFKTLLTNWMEELLLQADSTRLGMKDPSDNLADPSDRASFESDRNFLLRIRDRESRLFKKIISALDRIKDGTYGICEMCGEEISINRLKARPVTTYCIRCKARLEAVEKTIGE is encoded by the coding sequence ATGAAAGAAGAGGATCTCGACTTCTTCAAAACGCTATTGACCAACTGGATGGAGGAGCTTTTACTGCAGGCGGACAGCACCCGCCTGGGAATGAAAGATCCGAGCGACAACCTGGCGGATCCCTCTGATCGGGCCAGCTTTGAAAGCGATCGCAACTTTCTGCTCCGGATTCGGGACCGGGAGAGCCGCCTTTTCAAGAAAATCATCAGCGCACTCGACCGCATCAAGGACGGCACCTACGGGATCTGTGAAATGTGTGGCGAAGAGATTTCCATCAATCGTCTCAAGGCCCGTCCCGTCACCACCTATTGCATCCGCTGTAAAGCGCGGCTGGAGGCCGTGGAAAAAACCATCGGGGAATAA
- a CDS encoding zinc-ribbon domain-containing protein, with protein MVLDCMQCGKSFVFTVAEQARCDAKGFDTPRRCPECRRKKEKTENSAGAGWKDKGRKRHGRRRNNDDFDG; from the coding sequence ATGGTTCTTGATTGCATGCAATGCGGAAAATCTTTTGTTTTTACGGTGGCTGAGCAAGCGCGCTGCGACGCAAAAGGGTTCGACACCCCGAGGCGTTGCCCGGAGTGTCGCCGAAAAAAGGAAAAAACCGAAAACAGCGCTGGGGCCGGATGGAAAGACAAGGGGCGCAAGCGCCACGGTCGACGCAGAAACAACGACGACTTCGATGGCTGA
- a CDS encoding sigma-54 dependent transcriptional regulator, producing the protein MKSVLIASSQTETSSRIQSRLKNEFAIERVATRAEALAALRSRRHDLVFVDLEVLCESDPQEDFTDALQAFWRSHPATKVVVVTPQDTLREAVMAVKAGASDYILCPINSEELAFVTRKIYEASIRQSELDYLRDRFWQAEDHEVLQTRSDAMRQVFYKIRSVAPTRSTVLLAGETGTGKSVLAKLIHRHSNRRDCQFISVHCGAIPDTLLESELFGHEKGAFTGAVRKKLGKFEIAKGGTILLDEIGTITPAAQIKLLGILQDGIFQRVGGEDTIDANVRVIAATNASLKEMAESGTFRKDLFYRLNVFPIEVPPLRARREDIPFFVAGFLDKLNRFQSKAIHEVHPQVLAALQRYNWPGNIRELENLVERAYILEKSAVLTPESFPGELFECLPASTEIHLDAALGLAEVRRIGIAQIERRYLQELLSRNHGRIKQSAFQAAVTTRQLHKLMKKHGIRKEEFKHRR; encoded by the coding sequence ATGAAATCAGTCCTCATCGCCTCCTCGCAAACGGAAACCAGCTCCCGAATTCAGTCCCGGCTGAAAAATGAGTTCGCCATCGAGCGCGTGGCGACCCGCGCCGAGGCCTTGGCGGCGCTGCGGAGCAGACGACACGATTTGGTCTTTGTTGATCTTGAGGTCCTCTGCGAATCCGACCCGCAGGAGGATTTCACAGACGCCCTGCAGGCCTTCTGGCGCAGCCACCCCGCAACCAAGGTGGTGGTTGTCACACCCCAGGACACCCTGCGGGAAGCGGTCATGGCCGTCAAGGCCGGAGCCAGCGACTATATCCTGTGCCCCATCAATTCCGAAGAGCTTGCCTTTGTCACCCGCAAAATTTACGAAGCCTCCATCCGCCAATCCGAACTGGATTACCTGCGGGACCGCTTTTGGCAGGCAGAGGACCACGAAGTCCTGCAGACCCGCAGTGATGCGATGCGGCAGGTATTTTACAAAATCAGATCCGTTGCCCCGACCCGCAGCACTGTCCTTCTGGCCGGGGAAACCGGCACCGGCAAAAGTGTTCTGGCCAAGCTGATTCACCGCCACAGCAACCGCCGCGACTGTCAGTTCATAAGCGTCCACTGCGGCGCCATCCCCGACACCCTCCTGGAAAGTGAACTCTTCGGCCACGAGAAAGGCGCCTTTACCGGCGCCGTGCGCAAAAAACTCGGCAAGTTCGAAATTGCTAAAGGCGGGACGATTCTGCTGGATGAAATCGGCACCATCACCCCGGCGGCCCAGATAAAACTGCTGGGCATCCTGCAGGACGGGATTTTCCAACGAGTGGGAGGTGAAGACACCATCGACGCCAACGTGCGGGTGATCGCCGCCACGAATGCCAGCCTCAAGGAAATGGCGGAAAGCGGCACTTTTCGCAAAGACCTTTTTTACCGGCTCAATGTTTTTCCAATCGAGGTGCCGCCCCTGCGGGCGCGTCGGGAAGACATTCCTTTTTTCGTGGCCGGTTTCCTGGATAAGCTCAACAGGTTCCAATCCAAGGCGATTCATGAGGTACACCCCCAGGTTCTCGCTGCATTGCAGCGCTACAACTGGCCGGGAAACATCCGGGAACTGGAAAACCTGGTGGAGCGGGCCTACATATTGGAAAAATCGGCCGTGCTGACCCCCGAGAGTTTCCCCGGCGAATTGTTTGAATGCCTCCCCGCCTCAACCGAGATCCACCTTGACGCGGCGCTGGGGTTGGCCGAGGTCCGCCGGATCGGCATCGCCCAAATCGAACGGCGTTATCTCCAAGAGCTTCTCAGCCGTAACCACGGACGCATCAAACAGTCTGCCTTCCAAGCGGCCGTGACCACCCGCCAGCTTCACAAGCTTATGAAAAAACACGGCATCCGCAAAGAGGAATTCAAACATCGCCGTTAA